The Eublepharis macularius isolate TG4126 chromosome 12, MPM_Emac_v1.0, whole genome shotgun sequence genomic sequence TCTGCGTAATGAAGCAAACATAAAACATACCACAGCTTGCCGTATTTAatcacctttttttttaatgctctttGTATTTATAACCAAACATGAATTTCAGGAGATGAAACCAGACAAAGGGTGAAGTTTACAGATGACCGGGTCTGCAAGAGCCATCTTCTGGACTGTTGCCCTCATGATATTCTTGCAGGAACGGTAGGTGCTTTGGGTTGGGCAGCAGACGTGTggccagaataattttttaaaattgcttgcTGCATGGTGGCAAGCCCCTGTTTCTCCTCCTCTTCATACTTGAGAGCAATCATCCTGGGCTGCTTTATAATGGTGCTGTACACAAGCAAAGTGCTTGTTAGGAAAAGCTCTGCATGATGTTCAAGTGTTCTGGTTATGAACTATGTAACAAGATGCGGCCTTTTGGGCTGCAGTTGCTGCAGGGGCTACAGCGCTCAGACCCAGACCCAGATTTGAAGCAGCAGCTGTTGTGAAATCTCTCTAGTCAGGGCCACAGGCACCATCCTTCTTGTAATGATGATGGATGTTTGATGCCACGGGTGCTTCCCAGGCATCAAACATAAGAGCTGCCCTGAACACCACCTCCTAGTTGTGAATCTGCTCTTTAAGGGGGGAGCCCTTAGTGACATCAGTGCCTCAGACGCAATGTCACTTTCCTGAACCATGAGCTTCAGTTGGTTAGCCCTCATTACACCCCATACCAGTTTCAGGAACTCAGTAAACAGCAGTAAAGGAGAACTAGAGGTGAATGCTGTCTGCAGGTTGATGGCAGTTCACTGCCTCAGTCGGTtctgaagggggaggaggaggatagAACCTTGTGGATCAGCAGCCATGGGTACCGTAGCAGTGCACTGCACCACCTTTTTTAATCTTCCCGCCAACAGCAAGAGCTCTGTACCCTACTTCTGATTCCCAGGCAGGTGGTCCAGAAAGATCACACAATCATTAAAATAAGTAGGGAGGGGGAAGTGAGTGGTCAAGGAGAACCAACAAGATGCCTCCCTTTTTTCCCATCAGTGTAGGCTGTCTTGACATGACAGAACTTGGTCCCAGTCATTTTCTCTGCTTATAGATATTAAAAGGGTGGTTTCCAAAATAATTAACTCCTTACCAATATCAATTGCTGCTAATTACATGTTGTTGTGTTTGTAGCAAtgcataaacatttttttttgtcaaCAGCGCATGGACCTGGGAGAATGTACAAAAATTCACGATTTGGCACTGAGAGCAGATTATGAGATTGCAAGCAAAGAGAAAGACCCATTCTTCGAGCTGGATGTAAGTTCATTTCTGTTTTCTGGCAATGATATCAGACTGGGCAACAGCAAGTGCTGATTTCCCAGCAATCTCACATAAGCAAGCTTCCTTTTGCCAAGATCAGTAGTGGGGAGCATTGCTGTTTACAaaatattaagtgttttcttgaATATGTGGAACTGCAGGTGGTGATCCATGGAGACAGACTTAATATCATGCGCGGGAGTTCACTGAGCAATTCTGATGGCCAGACTATTCTAGGATTTGTCTGGAGCTACTCTCCAGAGCCAGTCTGAGCTGAActtttttaatttgtttacaaaatttatactctgcctttctggcTTGCCTGGGCAACCAAGGTGGCTAATTCATCTTTGCTTGAAAGCCTTCCAGTGTGACAGATTCCTAGACCGTGTAAGCAGCCTGATGCAGCTCTGTGTGGTGAATATTGTTGATATAAGCCTTCTCTGGTAGTTTTTTGTAAGACGAGTTACTGGTTTTTGAAGGCCTAATTAGGAAGCACCCTTATTCACCTGGAGCTCTTGAGATCACCCTGAGAACCATGTGGATTAATATGATCGGAAAGAGGGTGGGCTTCAGCCTGTGTACCCCAGTAAATAAGTTCAGGCTATTCCTGTGTACTCCGAGAAGATGGCTGCACTATTCCTTTAGATAGGAACTTCCTTCACTTGCCTCTTTTCCCTGTCCATTTTCATCTGTGTTGTCCCACAGTGAGTAACAAGAAATGAAGGCAGTCTTGGTCATGTTCTGCCGAAGCTGGACACATTTGTGTCAGTCACATTGCTTATAGATTTCCAGGAATGGAATGCTGTTAAAGTAACATCACAAGAGTGTCCAGATTTTCTTTTTGTAACGTGCACAGGCAATGGATCATTTGGAGTCCTTCATTGCTGAGTGTGACAGAAGAACCGAACTTGCCAAGAAACGTCTTGCGGAAACACAGGAGGAGATCAGTGCTGAAGTGGCTGCAAAGGTATATGGCCCATGTGAAATCGTGAACAGCAGGCTGCTTTAGTAGTTTGGCAGCTTTGTTAGTGAAATTACATGCTGTAGTGGAGAACATAAGCAGATGTCAGGAAGTCTCTCTTAAACGTCATTATGGCTGTTAACTCACTAGTAATCAAGAAGAAGGGGGGCTGCATCAAGGCAAAacgaagaatctttaataataatacaatCCCAGCTAGGGTTGTATTATTATCAAAggttcttccctttgcaccagttGCCTTCTTTTCTTTGTTGTGAACTCAGTAGACCAGGGGGGTCCTCAACGCAGTAGCCCTTGGTGCCGTAGTGTGCCAGGAAAGGTCCCCCCaggtgttttcagaaagtgggtggggccaagtggggctttatccagcagggcttttgattGGCATTTGGAAATTTGATTGCCTGGGCAGGTTTTTTGAAACTTGCTTCAGCAACCGCTGCCATCACAACAAAAGGACTTTCACTGTGCTACtgtgtgtgttcattttaaaaggcatcatattaaacagagcttctgcctgaagtgTTGAAGAGTGACTATTAAGGTATGAATAACCACACTGCCTGACTTCCTGTGGCTGGCTCCTTCTTGAAATTCTGATTATTTAGCCAGCTTTCCCCAGAATCTAGGCTCTAAGACAACAATACTTTAAAGTATTCACTGAAATTAGCATGTTTTTCCCCAGAAGCCAGGCTCTGAGACAACACAATCCTACTCTCAGGAGGTTCAGACCCTGGCAAAAACATTCTTCTCTTTCACTTTCCCTCCATCTAACTCCTTTAGCCTTCCTCGGGTCAGCTGCACACGCCCATACCAAAGAGGATTAAAGGAGATTGGTGGTTGACATAAAGGGTCAGGATCTTTGTTCATCTATCGCAGAGATGTCCATGACAATCTATGCAAACCACCTTGATTTCTGCAATAGAAGCAAACcagaatacaaatattaaaataatgcAGTATAAGGATATGCATAAGGCTACTATGCCTAGTTTAAACTGATGTAGGGATAACTTAGATAATGTATATGATGTGGTTCAGAGGCTTAAGAAAATCACTGAAAACCATTATAGAATCAAAGAACATAGGCAAAAAAGCAGATTTCAAACCAGTCTATTGCATTAAAAGAACGTATTACATTTTTGCCCCCTTGAATCTTTCATGCAAGAACTTGGGGGAAATTAAGGTTCTTTAGGCAATTAAATCTCTTACTTTTGCAGAACAAAGACTAAAGATGCAGTCTATGCATTCAGttgctaaaaaaaaatccttcccctTCCCTTTAGGCAGAAAAAGTGCACGAGCTCAATGAAGACATTGGCAAACTCCTGGCTAAAGCTGAGCAGCTGGGTGCCGAAGGGAATGTGGACGAATCCCAGAAGATACTGATGGAAGTTGAGAAAGTTCGAGCGAAAAAGAAGGAAGCAGAGGTTTGTGTGGTTTTCCTCATATTTGTTTCTGTGTGCATGTAACTGAAAACTGTTTCAGTCTAAGATTGTAGCACAGTAAAATATATAAGAAAGCAAAATACAGAATTAACCTAAAGCAAGCCGTAGTTGAAGGGTTGCTGATTATCTAGAGGTCTTTTCCTGGTTTGAAATTATAACTCAGTTACTCACAGTGAACTCAGCTTTTCTGAGTTTTTTAATGCTGCTCTTTAAAACTTTCTTTTATTTGATTGTCTTCTTTTAATATAAAGTTCTtctgaaatgtattttttaattgagAGCTTGAGAAGTAAATCCACTtcggttaaaaaaaaattgctgaaacaTTTTCATTGATAGCCCGAGAAGTAAATCTTGTCATCAGCCTCAATTCTTCAGGAGCAAAAAGGGTTAAATGAGCCTTCTTCCCAGTATTCCCTTGGCGGGATATAGCCAGAATCTATAGGAACTATTGTGTATTTCTGCTAATGTTGTTGGTAGCTGTTCAAACGGCCCAATCCATAGACTAAGTAAGACAAAAATCTCAAGATAATGGGGTTATGAAGGTTATGTGTTTGCAATATACAATTAATTGCATGAGAGTAGAGAGGAATTTGTTGAAGTGGAGGAAAGAGCAAATAAAAGGGAGAGTGCCGTGGAAGTCACAACTAAAGGCTGCCTCTCTACTTTCTCCTACAGGAAGAATACCGTAATTCCATGCCTGCATCCAGTTTCCAGCAGCAGAAGCTGCGGGTGTGCGAAGTCTGTTCTGCATACCTTGGTCTCCATGACAACGATCGGCGTCTTGCCGATCACTTTGGAGGCAAACTACACCTGGGCTTCATTCAGATCCGTGAAAAACTGGACCAGCTGCGGGTAAAGTTTCTTACACCTTTGCATTTTTTTAGCAAGTTAGCTGCTGCATGGTTCTCCCATGCTTTGTTGTCTTGTCAGCTGCAAGTAGCTTCGCATAGTTGTTGCCCTGCTTCATATCTTACCTTGTTTGATAGTTGTCCATTGGTGTACAGTGTGCTTAACTGTGATGCTTCCCTTTCTGCCGCAACTCGTCTTGTGTCTGTTCCATTTTCCCCTCAAACTCCCATTCCCAGGTAGCGTTGATATGTGTGAGACCATTGgtgatgggcagggctttttttcagtgggaatgcagtggaatggagttccagcacctcttaaaaatggtcacatggccagtggccccgccccctgatctccagacagaggggagttgagattgccctccgtgctgcttggcagcacggagggcaatctaaactcccctctgtctggagatcagggggtggggccaccggccatgtgaccattttcgccgagggcaatttagaCTTAAAAAAacctccctccttgttccagctggcccaaagtgacgtcattgtgcggtcttgagttccaccacctcttttcccataaaagaAGCCCTGGTGATGGGTGTTTGCCACAGCCATGTCCATGACACAGAAATATCATACTAATATATTGGATTTTTTATTCCATCCTTGAACGAATTCAGAGCTTTGTACACGGTTCTCTTTTTCTCCAGTGACCATGGAAGAGAagttaagctgagagaatgacttgcccacagttatccaaggagtTTAATGGCTCAGTGGGCATTTAAAGCTCTGTGTTTCTGGTCCTAATGCTCTGAATTGTTACACTGTCCATACGCTAGCTTGTAGGACAGATCTTATCTGCATGTTCATTAATATGTTTATGCTCCCTCTTGTGGGTCTAGGCAGCTTATACCTCCAGAAATTTAAAACGTATGCAATAGAGTAAAACCCAATTTACCACCGTCCCAAGAAAATGCAACTTAAACCCTATTAACATCCCTCTCAAATGATACGGCCTTACAGAGCCCTCCTGATTTgagaaggaagcctgttccataaagtgggagcCAATATAGGAAAGGAACAAG encodes the following:
- the LUC7L gene encoding putative RNA-binding protein Luc7-like 1 isoform X1, which encodes MSAQAQMRALLDQLMGTARDGDETRQRVKFTDDRVCKSHLLDCCPHDILAGTRMDLGECTKIHDLALRADYEIASKEKDPFFELDAMDHLESFIAECDRRTELAKKRLAETQEEISAEVAAKAEKVHELNEDIGKLLAKAEQLGAEGNVDESQKILMEVEKVRAKKKEAEEEYRNSMPASSFQQQKLRVCEVCSAYLGLHDNDRRLADHFGGKLHLGFIQIREKLDQLRKTVAEKQEKRNLDRMRRREEKERDEHVGRRSGSRNTDRRRSRSRERRRRRSRSTSREKRKSRSKSRERERHRRHRSRSGSHSRGHRRGSRDRSTKHKSTRDQSSREKSREREKKEKSSSERRHESTNGKSRSKRSEEREAGEI
- the LUC7L gene encoding putative RNA-binding protein Luc7-like 1 isoform X2, with amino-acid sequence MDLGECTKIHDLALRADYEIASKEKDPFFELDAMDHLESFIAECDRRTELAKKRLAETQEEISAEVAAKAEKVHELNEDIGKLLAKAEQLGAEGNVDESQKILMEVEKVRAKKKEAEEEYRNSMPASSFQQQKLRVCEVCSAYLGLHDNDRRLADHFGGKLHLGFIQIREKLDQLRKTVAEKQEKRNLDRMRRREEKERDEHVGRRSGSRNTDRRRSRSRERRRRRSRSTSREKRKSRSKSRERERHRRHRSRSGSHSRGHRRGSRDRSTKHKSTRDQSSREKSREREKKEKSSSERRHESTNGKSRSKRSEEREAGEI